GATAAGTATTTCCTTCGCTGAATAAAGAAAAATAATACTGTTAATCATATATTTAGCTATACTATCAATTATTCCATATGTCTGCTTTATCCAAATATATTTCATTTTTGAAGATAGAAATGGCCCAAAACTTTGAATAACTTTAGAGTCTGTGCTATCAAAAATTCCATTCAACTTAATATATTTAATGAACTCCAGTTGATGGTGCATCTTAGAAAAAAAATTGTTCTGAATTTCTCTAAATTTAAAATTTGCATTATATAATGGTTTTTTAAAAAAATTGTAAAACACAAAATAAACAGGTATGAGTCCAAAAATCAGAATAGTCATTATTTTGTTTAGCTGAAACATATATATAGCAATATATACAAATGAAAGAACTGTGGTTAAAATAGACATTATGCTTTGAATTGCAAATGCAGTTAAGTTTTGTGAATCGTTATTTATTCTTTCGGTAAAATACGCTGATGAATTCTCACTTAAATATGATAGTGGTAATCGTTTCAAATGTGTAAACACATGATATTTTATGTCAAATTCAGCCTTTGTATAAAGTTTTGCTGATGTAATATCATTTATAAAATCAGCTAATATTTGAATTCCCCAAGAAATAAATAGTATAATCAATATTCTAAAAGTATTGTTTTCATATTCTATTAAAGTATTTTTAAGTGAGTCAACAAATATCCCAACCAAATAAGGATTAAATAACGATAATATCCATATTAGTGATGATAGAAAAAAAAATAGAAAAAAAATACTTTTATGTTTTAATAAAAAAGGAAATATAAATTTATATAATGACATAATCTAGCCCTATCTTTGTTCTGACAGACACCAATTTTCATATACGAATTTTAATTTATCCTTATAACTATGTAAATCATGGCAGCATGCATAGTTATCTTTATTATTTATTCTAAAGTAAGCACAACCGCCTTGACAGCATGGTAAATATGTACAGGCTTTACATTCATCAGACAAATCTAAGCTCAACCATTTTGTCTGCTCATAATTATATACTGGACCTGTTTTAACGCTGCCTATATTGTTATCTTTAACATTGATTTTGTTCCAACACGAGTATAATAATCCATCTGGAGCGACAACGTATTGCCCTAACCTTTCAGCACCACAATATAGATGCTTTTGTAAAGGATATAGTCTATTTCTAAATTCATCTGGGGATAGTCTGTATTGCATTTTTGCAACCTCAGTATCTAACTCTCCAAACCTTTCCATGTTAATCATATACTTTTCTTTATTAGCATGAGTTTCAGAGGTATTATCAACGGGAGCTAAATAAAAGTATGGATTTACCCCCCATCCCATATCATTAATAAAATAATCAATCAATTGTAATATATCCTGTTCATTTTTAGAATCAACATTAATACGCACATTAATATCCATAACATCTTTTGCCTGTTCAATATTACTAATGAGCAATTCAAAACTATCTTCGCCATTTTTTAATATTCTTCTTTTATTATGGATATCTTTAAGCCCATCTATAGTGATTTGTGCAAATGCAACTTTTTTTCCTCTCAACTTTTGAGCTGTCTCTCGATCCAATAATGCACCGTTCGTAATAATTCCAGCACCATAGTCAACATCATTTTCGCTACATATTTTTATTAATGCATCCGAAAGATTATAAATTATTTGCGTTTCTAATAAGGGCTCTCCTCCGAACCATGTAACTTCAAGATGTTTGCATGAGTTTCCTTTGAGATACTTCTCTACAAATTCAACTAAATCATGCTGGGTTTCCTCACTCATTACCTCCTTTGTATGTTTTTCAAAACAATATGGACATGCCATATTACAATACATGGTTGGAGCAATGGTAAGGCTAACTGCCTCGGTATCATTTCTACTTAAATTCCTCAAAATAGAGATTTGACCAACTTCGTCAATATCCTCTTGGACAATAAACCCAGCCTTTTTCATTAAATCTATTATTTCTATATTTGCAGCATGCTCATCTATATTCTCAATATTATTGTATATTTCTAAACCTTCTTCATCTAATTCGGTGAAAATACCTGAATATGTATTATACATTAAACTATATTCCGAATTTTTGTCCACTTCAATATTATAAAAGGATTTTTTATACATAATTGCCCCCAATAATTAATAATTTATATTACTAGTTCACTAGCTAATAAATTATCTTTTCAAAAAGTTATCTTAGCTTTTTAAAGTTGGATTATCTGTTTAATAAACGAATACGACTAATATAAGACATTAATTGGGTAAACATTAAATCAATTAACAAAATAATGTACCTTTTATTTCCCCTATTTTTTTAAACTTACACTATACTTAGTTTTTCACTTATATATTTAGCTAAATATCAGCCTTCTTCTGTATATAAAAGCAACATAACGCTATAAGTTTCTTAGGAACTACTGATTTATTGTAATAGGCCAGTAGTTCCTAAGAGACAATTAAGTATAAGCCCATAAGAATATGCAAGTACTTAATCCTATTAAGATAGCGTTCTTATCTACTTATGCAATGGCTGCAAAAGCAAGCCTTTTGACAACCAGCATCGCAAGCATTACATTTAATAGTGATCAGTGTAGGCTTCTTAACAAGAATTTCAGGATTAATGATTTTCATAAGCCTCCTCCTTTCTCGTTATTTTTATATAATGATAAAATATAATGTTTGATAAAATTAAGTAGGATTTTGAGTCTGATAGAATTAAGTAGAATACTAAGTTCGATAGAATTAAGTAAGATGTAGGTCAGACAAAGAAATTAAATCTAGAAAGTGAAATTATTAATAGTAAGGTTATATGATATATATATCATAACCTTTAATTTGTGTCAACATATCTCTAACTATATTTTTTTTATCATTTATTTGGTTACTTTTGATATAATTAATTACAATTATTAATTTAAAGATAAATATTCTACAATTGGGTCTTTCCCTAAAATATAATCTGTAACAGATATATAAATTTCTTTGTCAGGCACTAATACATTGTGGTTACCTACACAGTCAGTAATAATATCCAAATCAAAATCTTTCAAATGCTTAAAGTTCTTTGAGGATAAATTAAATTTAAACCCTGTGTTTTTCATAGTATGAAATATTGGAGCAGAATATCCAAGAAAGTTCCCTCCGGAGGGCTCCCCTAATATAGTTGCAGCTGTTGAAATTTTAAGCCATGCCACTTGCTTGGTAGCTAAAGAAAAAGTATGAATATCTGTAAGTATAATTAAGCCATTATTTTCGTTTTTATAGTCAATGATGAAGTTAAGCCACTCATCATTTAAAGAGCCTGTTCCACCCTCATTTCCCCTAAAATCAATTATAATTTTTTTAGGCATAACTTTTTCGACTCTATTTTTTAATGAAATAAAAAACCTATTTAACTCATTATCTGTTAAAATAAGTGAGCCTACTTTAATGTAGATGCCATTTATATCTGGCATTTCACATATTATTATCGAGTTTTGGGGGTACTGTCTATAAAGCGGTGTCTCGGTTGACTCTTTTACATAAATCAAGTCAAGCTCATTTTTTAAAATCTTATACTTATCAATAAACTCTATTCTATATTCTGATATAGAACCACTTATCTTTTTAACTCCTAAATTAATGGTTTTGATATTGCTATTTATCAAATCTAATGCTTCTAACATTATATATGAGGAAATATTTTTTATAAATTTACTTTGAGCATTATAAATGTTATCATATCCCGTAAGATTTTTAAATTTTTCAAATATATCTATTATGTTATTTCCATTTATGCTTATTAACTTACTGTTAACTATATCTGCATATTTTTCCAAGTAACTTCCAACACACCAAATCTCCTTATCTAGATATTCAAAATGCAATGGTATCACTTCATTCACAAAAGGATTCTCAAAGCTACTTTTATATATAAACTGTCCAGCACTATGACCATCATTTGGCAATGCTAACGTTTTCTGAATATTTATTTTTATATCTTTGTCATCTAAAAAGGTAATATTTTCCTTAATTAAATCAACATTTTTTATTTTATTTTCAAATAAACTTAGCGTATCTGTTTTTATTAATACGTCATGAAAAGTACTTTTATATGTCTCTAATTCTTCTATTAAATAATTTAAATCATCTTTCCACAATTGAATTCGTTTACTGAATTTTCTTTTATCAGTATTCATAATATTAAGTAAAGGCTTATCCTTTTTAAAATTTTCCATACTTTCATTTCCTTTCAATAATAGATTTATTTATTAATCAAAATATTAATTATTGAAAACTTTTGCATTATTATAATTTCAAACTAAAAATGGCTAACCCTTTAATTTAGATAATCATATTGTGGGAAATAAAATATACAATTTTAAAATGTCGACTATTCTAATTAAATGCTTTGACAATTTAATGCTTTAATATATAATTTTAAGCATAATATATTTTAATTACAATTTAAAATTATTTTTTTAAAATAAGGGAGAATTTCTATGCATAAAAAAATTAAAAATATACCTATATTTGTAGGAATCTTAACCGTTTTATTAATTAGTGTATTCGTTATAGGTAAAATCAACTTATCTCATAATGAATTTGTAGGGCCTCGCCCAGATACTGTCAAAAGTAATGATACTGAGCGAAATATTAAATGGGTCGAAGATATTGATTATTTTAAAAAATTATTAAACGGCTATATAAGCAGAACTCTTGATATAAAAAATAATGAAGAGGATGCCCGAATAAGCGAAGTCTTTACTTTAGAAATTGAACGGCTTAAAAATGACATTCCCTATCTTAACAACTTTGAGATAGAAGCGAGAATACAAATGATTACAGCCTTGTTTCATGATGGTCACATGGCTACCGAATTTTTATGGGAAAGTTATTATAAAAATGCTTTGCCCTTGTCCTTTACTTTATATGAGGATGGTATATATTGTACCACAGTTTTTGATAAGTCCTATAAAAATGCCTTGAATTGCAAGTTAAATGCTATAAATGGTGTATCAATTGATACAATTTCTGATAGATTTGAAATATTTTTTACAGGTGACAATATCTATGATTCGAAATCAAAACTTAGCAGACGTATAAATTGCCCTCAGGTCCTTAAAGGATTAGAAATTATAGAAAGTATAGAAGACCCCGTAACTTTTACACTTACAACCTTAGAAGGAGATACTTTTGATTTATACGTTGATAAACGTATAAATCAAGATATAAATCATGAAAGTTTCATTAAGAGAGATGAAGGTGATGAAGCCTTTTTTAATCGGGATGTAAAAAATGATAAAGATTACTGGATTGAATTTTTAGAAGAAAATAATATATTATATATCCGCTCCTATTATATTCCACACACCAATGCTCTTGATAAACTTAATGAAAATATTCTTAACATTTTAACAGAAAAACAGGTAGATAAAATAGTTTTAGATTTACGTGGAAATGAAGGCGGCCAAATTACACTTGAGCATAGCTGGAATGATACCCTGATATCCTTTGGCAATGAAACGGGGCATTTATATGTAATAACTGATTATGACACATTTTCTATGGGCGCTGTAACAGCGATATACTTGAAAGAGAAAGGGAATGCCGTCATTATAGGCCTACCACCTTCTGGAGGGGCCCCAAAGGTTGCGGATATGACCCCCTTTGAGCTTCCCAATTCAGACTTTATGGTAAACATTCCTCAAAACAAATTCAGGTCTAAAGTAAAAATAAACCCAAATTTAAAAGACAATATACTTGAACCTGATATTCAAACTGGTATAGATATTAATAACTATATTCATAAAACCGACCCTGTTTTAGAATTAATTAAAACCTTTTAAACAAACAAATTTATAATTATCTATAAAATATAATTTTGCAAGAGGCACAAAAAAGTAGCAGAATATGTATCTTTCTGCTACTTTTAATTATTTTGCCAGTTAGTCAAACGGCCTTTAATAAGATTCTCTAACAAGGCTTACTGGCGTATTGTGCTTATATCATCTTCCACTTTTTGAGTTCTGCATTATCCTTAATTCCAAAACGGCTGCGCAGAGCATTGGTGTCGCTGTAACAGTAAATCGACTCCGAGGTTGCAAAATATCATATTTATTAAATAAAAACTCCACCTTGACTGATTCAAACAGCCCTATATAAATCTTTGTTAATAATAGAGCCATATAAAGAGCAACAGAAACAGAATAAGTTATTGCAACCAAATGATTACGTTGATGAAGGCTATGTATTCACTCACCCAGATGGCAGGCTTATATCTCCCAATTATATAACCAAACATTTTAGGCAGTTATTAGAGCGCAATAATTTAGAGGTAATAAAATTTCACGACTTATGCCATTCATCAGCCAGCTACCTCTTGTATCTCGGATATAACCTCAAAGCAATATCAACTTGGTTGGGGGCATGGTGATATAGGCACTACGATGAATCTATATGCTCATATGGATTTGGAAGCTAAAAGGAGTATAGCAGAAAATCTTAACGATAAATTTTCCAATATGGCTTCTAATCTTATATATGATTAAAATTTTAGACAGGCAGTAAAATTAGTAAAAAAAATAGAATCAAGGTCTATACAAAACCTTGATTCTATCAGTAAAAATGAAGCTGGGCTGGATGGATTCGAACCATCGAATGCAGGAGTCAAAGTCCTGTGCCTTACCGCTTGGCGACAGCCCATTATGAAATTAAGCGCGAAACGGGATTCGAACCCGCGGCCCTCGCCTTGGCAAGGCGATGCTCTACCACTGAGCCATTCGCGCATAATGTTTTAAATATTAATTAAATTACTGCAATATTGTACTATTCAATCTTATAATTGTCAAGAGTTTTCCTTGAAAAGTTAAATAAAAACCTGAGTTTCCATACAATTACAGCAAAACAATGAATTAGCGTAACAAAAACCGTATATTTTGAATGGCTTAAAATAGCGATTCTATATTTTAAGCCGTTTATGAAAAATAGGTTTTTGTTCCTTCCTTAATCCTGTTTTGCTATAGTTCCTATTTTTGCAATTTAGGGCAATTATAGAGATATAAATACAATATATAGAAGTACTATGAATAAAATTAAGCCTTCCTTAATTTTATTTTCAAATACATTTTTCAATAAAAACTTGTTTATAAGCCTAATTTTATAATCAAAACCACACGCTTAACGCATGGGTATGCCTTGGTCCAATATTATTGGCCGCCCCTTCAGATGCAATAATGTTTTTTTATGCATACCCTTTTCTCTGCTGTAGGAAACAAGATAGCCTTTTATGGTTTTCAGTTTTGTATCTTTTTTGAAAATTATCATCTGCATTACTTAACACTGTTTGCGGAAGCTTTCTATTCTGACGGCTCTTACCTGATGTAATAAAGCATTCTGCCTATATTATGTTAAAATTACGTATTTTGTGATATTATATAATTATTATCCTAAGTAAGTTTAGAAATGATACAAGTATAGACTGTGAAGTATTCTAAGTAAATATACTTTTATTTGAATCAATAATTTAATTTTATTAATTATAATATAGCCGTAACAGTTTCTATACTTTCTCTTAAGGATAATATATAAGAATAAAAAGAAACCCAGCTATTTCAAAATATTACTATTGCTGTAAATTCAATTCATAAAGGAGAATTCAATGTTAAAAATAGGAAGTCACATATCCTCGGCAAAAGGCTATTACGCCATGGGGAAACAGGCCTTAAAGCTTAAGGCAAATACCTTTGCGTTTTTTACAAGGAACCCCAGAGGCGGAAGCGCCAAACCCATAGTTGAAGAGGATATTAAGAAATATAATGAACTGTCTCAGGAAGCAGGCTTTCATAAAATAGTTGCTCATGCCCCCTATACACTGAACGGCTGTTCTGCGGATGAAAGCGTTAGGGAATTCGCATGGAGAACTATGGCGGAAGACTTGAAAAGAATGGAGTATACCCCCCATAATTATTATAATTTTCATCCGGGAAGCCATGTAAAGCAAGGCGTTGATGTAGGGATAGATTATATATCCCAAATGCTTAATTTTGTGCTTAAAAAAGAGCAAACAACCATTGTTCTTCTGGAAACTATGGCTGGAAAAGGAAGCGAAGTAGGCAGAACCTTTGAAGAGCTTAAGGAGATTATTGACAGGATAAACTTAACGGATAGAATCGGCGTATGCCTTGATACCTGCCACGTCTGGGATTCGGGATATGATATCGTTCAGGACCTTGACGGGGTACTGGCGCATTTTGATAAAATTATAGGGCTTCCGTTTCTTAAAGCCATACACCTTAACGACAGCATGAATGACAAAGGCGCCAGAAAAGACCGTCACGCAAAAATTGGCGAAGGCAGAATAGGCCTTGAAGCAATGGAAAGAATTATTAACCATACTGCCCTCAGAGAACTTCCTTTTATATTGGAAACCCCTAATGATGATGAAGGCTGGGCAAGAGAAATAGCCCTTTTAAAATCTTTGTATAAATAGACTTTTTTCGCCTTCATATTAAGCTGTAAGCCTATAATTATATTTTCAGCCATTGCTGTGTATTTTATTTCGGAATGTAAAATAGAAATTCCTATTACAGAAATAATCAGAATTTTTCTATGTTATCTTTTTAATGCTATTAAAGAAGATTAAAAATAAAAATGCTTCATTATATTTATATACTATAAAATCTTGCTTAATCCACTGGATAAGGTAGCCCCAAACCACTGGCCTGCACTTTATAGACCTAACCCTTTGCAATAGCAAAGCCTGTCTTGTTTTGTTTTATTCTAAGCGAATTTAATAATTATGCAAACAGAAACTTATAAATAGTTTTTTAAGGGAGCGCCTTTTTGTGGCTATTTATTAGTTCTTTTAAATGTCTTCAGGAAATTATATCTTAAAATACAATCGTACCTTAACATAATAAAAAGAACCTGCATATGCAGGTTCTTTTTATATAAGTAAGCTTTTAAATATTTTTTTAAGTTCACGCTCACCATATGTTTAAAAGCTTTTTCAATCTTATCCAGCATTACATTATAAGTATAGAATTCTTTATTGATTTAAATAATCTTGAACAAGCTGAACCATTACGGCGCTTCCCTTTGCGAAAACACTTTCATCAAGGAGAAACTTCGGATTGTGGTGGCCGTAGACAACGCCGTCCTGAGATACAACGCTTCCTAAGAAATAATATGCGCCGGGAACTTCGTTAAGGAAAAAGGACATGTCTTCCGAGCCCATGATAGCCTGAGGCTGAACGAATACCTTATCGCTGCCAAGAATTTTCCCTGCTCCTTCTATAACCATTTCTGCCATTTCCTTATGGTTTGTAAGAACCGGATAATCCCATGAGAATTCAAATTCGTAATCAGCCCCGTAGGTCTCACAGGTGGTTTTTACTACCTGCTCTATTCTTTCGGCTATAAATTTACGAACCTTAGGGTCTATGCTTCTTGTGGAGCCTTCCATTTCAACCTTTTCAGGAATAATATTAGAGGCTGTTCCCCCGTGAATCATGCATACGGATATTACGGAAGGAGAAAGGGCGTCAAGCTCTCTTGCTTTTATCATATAAATGCCGTTTATAATCTGGGCGGCTATGGCAACAGGGTCTATAGAAAGATGCGGGGTGGAGCTGTGGGCGCCTCTTCCCTTTACGGCAATTTTAAAGGCATCACGGCAGGCCATGGCATTTCCGTAGGAAACGGCAACTTCTCCCGTTTTAAGGCCGTCTATCAGTACCCCGATATGCTGGCCGAAAATAGCGTCTACTTTAGGATTTTCAAGGCAGCCTTCTTTAATCATAGGCTCTGCACCTCCGGGAGATTCTTCTCCCGGTTGGAATATCAGCTTCACATTGCCTTTAAGCTCTGATTTGTGGTCGTTTAATATTTTTGCGGCACCAAGAAGCATTGCGGAATGGGCGTCATGGCCGCAGGCATGCATAGAACCGTTTGTGGATTTAAAATCCAATCCTGTTTCCTCAAGAACAGGCAAAGCGTCCATATCGCT
This is a stretch of genomic DNA from Anaeropeptidivorans aminofermentans. It encodes these proteins:
- a CDS encoding radical SAM/SPASM domain-containing protein, whose product is MYKKSFYNIEVDKNSEYSLMYNTYSGIFTELDEEGLEIYNNIENIDEHAANIEIIDLMKKAGFIVQEDIDEVGQISILRNLSRNDTEAVSLTIAPTMYCNMACPYCFEKHTKEVMSEETQHDLVEFVEKYLKGNSCKHLEVTWFGGEPLLETQIIYNLSDALIKICSENDVDYGAGIITNGALLDRETAQKLRGKKVAFAQITIDGLKDIHNKRRILKNGEDSFELLISNIEQAKDVMDINVRINVDSKNEQDILQLIDYFINDMGWGVNPYFYLAPVDNTSETHANKEKYMINMERFGELDTEVAKMQYRLSPDEFRNRLYPLQKHLYCGAERLGQYVVAPDGLLYSCWNKINVKDNNIGSVKTGPVYNYEQTKWLSLDLSDECKACTYLPCCQGGCAYFRINNKDNYACCHDLHSYKDKLKFVYENWCLSEQR
- a CDS encoding deoxyribonuclease IV; protein product: MLKIGSHISSAKGYYAMGKQALKLKANTFAFFTRNPRGGSAKPIVEEDIKKYNELSQEAGFHKIVAHAPYTLNGCSADESVREFAWRTMAEDLKRMEYTPHNYYNFHPGSHVKQGVDVGIDYISQMLNFVLKKEQTTIVLLETMAGKGSEVGRTFEELKEIIDRINLTDRIGVCLDTCHVWDSGYDIVQDLDGVLAHFDKIIGLPFLKAIHLNDSMNDKGARKDRHAKIGEGRIGLEAMERIINHTALRELPFILETPNDDEGWAREIALLKSLYK
- a CDS encoding S41 family peptidase, with translation MHKKIKNIPIFVGILTVLLISVFVIGKINLSHNEFVGPRPDTVKSNDTERNIKWVEDIDYFKKLLNGYISRTLDIKNNEEDARISEVFTLEIERLKNDIPYLNNFEIEARIQMITALFHDGHMATEFLWESYYKNALPLSFTLYEDGIYCTTVFDKSYKNALNCKLNAINGVSIDTISDRFEIFFTGDNIYDSKSKLSRRINCPQVLKGLEIIESIEDPVTFTLTTLEGDTFDLYVDKRINQDINHESFIKRDEGDEAFFNRDVKNDKDYWIEFLEENNILYIRSYYIPHTNALDKLNENILNILTEKQVDKIVLDLRGNEGGQITLEHSWNDTLISFGNETGHLYVITDYDTFSMGAVTAIYLKEKGNAVIIGLPPSGGAPKVADMTPFELPNSDFMVNIPQNKFRSKVKINPNLKDNILEPDIQTGIDINNYIHKTDPVLELIKTF
- a CDS encoding M20 metallopeptidase family protein — protein: MENILNLALEIENEIIKWRRELHQIPEVGTQLPKTCEYIKGKLDEMGIPYTCTKSVTGIVALIEGGSPGKTVALRSDMDALPVLEETGLDFKSTNGSMHACGHDAHSAMLLGAAKILNDHKSELKGNVKLIFQPGEESPGGAEPMIKEGCLENPKVDAIFGQHIGVLIDGLKTGEVAVSYGNAMACRDAFKIAVKGRGAHSSTPHLSIDPVAIAAQIINGIYMIKARELDALSPSVISVCMIHGGTASNIIPEKVEMEGSTRSIDPKVRKFIAERIEQVVKTTCETYGADYEFEFSWDYPVLTNHKEMAEMVIEGAGKILGSDKVFVQPQAIMGSEDMSFFLNEVPGAYYFLGSVVSQDGVVYGHHNPKFLLDESVFAKGSAVMVQLVQDYLNQ